A single Spiroplasma floricola 23-6 DNA region contains:
- a CDS encoding sulfite exporter TauE/SafE family protein produces MATTLALNYAVYLPNTDQNYSTFNKEALPAFIISMLLVVLGLITTCFIVINAKTSLAKERKYPMNKGFFSSLFVGLLGLFGVGAFAPTISISNTIGLIEDDKKIPGTLNAGYVLPIILQALIMISVIKVDILTLIVLIIAAVIGSYIGAAVANKVNKLFIKTAMAVVLFISALLMLLSHPSVALINSGEGVTGFSLSDLKFYIATFAFLILGALMSFGVGLYAPALAVISLLGMDGGAAYPIMMGACAFLMPVSTFKFVKDKNYVPKLSVSLMIGGILGNFISFLVLFMGIKYGLGLSEVEFKKILLWIVIIVIFYSSVTMFLDSVKAIRKNQEIKFNNLKSVYK; encoded by the coding sequence ATGGCAACAACCCTAGCACTAAATTATGCAGTTTATTTACCAAATACAGACCAAAATTACTCCACTTTTAATAAAGAAGCACTACCAGCATTTATTATTTCAATGCTTTTAGTTGTTTTGGGATTGATAACAACCTGTTTTATTGTTATTAATGCAAAAACTAGTCTTGCAAAAGAAAGAAAATATCCTATGAATAAGGGTTTCTTTAGTTCACTATTTGTAGGTCTGTTAGGATTATTTGGAGTAGGGGCATTTGCTCCAACCATATCAATTTCAAATACAATAGGATTAATTGAAGATGATAAAAAAATACCTGGAACTTTAAATGCTGGTTATGTTTTACCTATAATTTTGCAAGCTTTAATTATGATATCTGTTATTAAAGTAGATATTTTAACTCTTATTGTTTTAATCATAGCTGCTGTAATTGGAAGTTATATAGGAGCTGCTGTTGCCAATAAGGTAAATAAATTATTTATTAAAACAGCAATGGCAGTAGTTTTATTCATAAGTGCTTTGCTTATGTTATTAAGTCACCCAAGTGTTGCTTTAATTAATAGTGGTGAAGGTGTTACAGGATTTTCTTTAAGCGATCTGAAATTTTATATAGCCACTTTTGCTTTCTTAATTTTAGGTGCTCTTATGAGCTTTGGAGTTGGTCTATATGCTCCAGCTCTTGCTGTTATCAGTTTGCTAGGAATGGATGGGGGAGCTGCATATCCAATTATGATGGGTGCATGTGCCTTTCTAATGCCAGTATCAACATTTAAATTTGTAAAAGATAAGAATTATGTTCCAAAACTCTCTGTATCATTAATGATAGGAGGAATTTTAGGAAATTTCATCTCTTTTTTAGTTCTATTTATGGGAATTAAATATGGTCTTGGATTAAGTGAAGTTGAATTTAAAAAAATCTTATTGTGAATTGTTATTATTGTTATATTTTATTCATCAGTAACAATGTTTCTAGATTCTGTAAAAGCAATAAGAAAAAATCAAGAAATTAAATTTAATAATCTAAAAAGTGTATATAAATAA